One Primulina huaijiensis isolate GDHJ02 chromosome 8, ASM1229523v2, whole genome shotgun sequence genomic region harbors:
- the LOC140982642 gene encoding ENHANCER OF AG-4 protein 2 isoform X4: protein MPPARKRGAKGEKTKNELSLGDLVLAKVKGFPAWPAKISRPEDWKRVPDPKKYFVQFFGTLEIAFVAPADIQAFTIEAKNKLSARCQGKTVKYFAQAVKEICEQYEKLQRESSSGSRDDNSEQTFASEHSTDPVVNDTLEVSEEVGIEMNESHCKTEINSLGELGSRLEHCSLRQGEIECQDINPYLSGGVDCNLSTCVSSGKISKISKDLTNLHSNVKKECSGNVKAEGRHSDSGWSESANGHQKKLAIGSKKKPEGTVHKNSSSAVPPEYTGDRMQRKFSSDSNTKVSSTGNSKSVLVVGEEKRVAVDKTHCDSKDRRVDAEINLEQSEVISRKRMKTQHGSEKQAFQSSVSTCPAKMPKCTDIGNDASMSRSQRNRKNDSRSPNVLDGKMSDIELKRSTSDGIPQSQQPSRIQINNESNHFSDEDGLPPPKRYRRAFELMPSSATASESKLGGSSLHKNDSVRPNKVRSPVTQLPSKRRAVRLYDDDDDEIPKTPVHEGFTNKVSVTPRAPDSKNKSVVHGESCVNDQIFSRDRGTTDDRSKEQAQYARVLNKAPSPNFQLGLVKMAGELSAGHVSSSLSHIDDEKLTSMEIRPVSATPEKFPGSITGTRPLAEQQIINFSKEPGNVSQKKAPAGGNRILPTASDRLTSSPHEVIIDRSKAASSREKRNAAVKSDSRINDSSLMLGHPNENFAPLNERVDVFKHEETSSSINAKIPESVMSMKHLIAAAQARKREAHLQSSFGFLFPLLDNESELHRKSPSPAPDTTVFESSNAQPDVQGLRSISPSADGHHLSSTSQHENEVLEERMLSSADHAIGDPLTGDTEAAVARDAFEGMIETLSRTKESIGRATRLAIDCAKYGIANEVVELLIRKLENEPSLHHRVDLFFLVDSITQCSHSQKGIAGSSYIPTVRAALDRLIVAAAPPGAGAEENRRQVRKVLRLWIERKILPESVLRRYVDDIEVVNDDTSTGLLLRRPSRAERAIDDPLREMEGIFVDEYGSNATFQLHGLLSSRVFEEEEEEEDSLRTDFCKEIADTSPSERSPVIRDPENCTITPSDRRHRILEDVDGELEMEDVSGHQKDVKLLFTDSTFEVASLEPNLDGIFTSTSNKNAEWLPSPEGSPPLPPGSPPVTPPLPTSPPPPLSPLPLSTPPPPPPPPPPTPLSEQQLFPPLPIGPPPPVRCHQSLPPQPALMSQHMPSLPSSISTSSTLAFQPPPVLHEIGGTLTE, encoded by the exons ATGCCTCCAGCGAGAAAGCGTGGAGCGAAAGGCGAAAAGACGAAGAACGAGTTGAGTTTGGGCGATCTCGTCCTCGCCAAGGTTAAGGGTTTCCCGGCCTGGCCTGCCAAG ATAAGCAGACCTGAAGATTGGAAGCGCGTTCCTGatcctaaaaaatattttgttcagTTCTTTGGTACATTAGAGAT AGCATTTGTCGCTCCTGCGGATATTCAGGCATTCACCATTGAAGCAAAAAATAAATTGTCTGCTCGCTGCCAGGGTAAGACAGTTAAGTATTTTGCCCAAGCAGTGAAGGAAATCTGTGAGCAATACGAAAAGTTACAGCGTGAAAGTTCAAGTGGTTCAAGGGATGACAACAGCGAACAAACTTTTGCATCAGAACATTCTACTGATCCGGTGGTAAATGATACTTTGGAGGTTAGTGAAGAAGTTGGGATTGAAATGAATGAATCACACTGCAAAACAGAGATCAATAGTCTGGGTGAGCTGGGCTCTAGGCTAGAGCATTGTTCACTAAGACAAGGTGAGATTGAATGTCAAGATATAAACCCTTACTTGTCAGGTGGAGTGGATTGTAATTTATCTACATGTGTATCTTCAGGAAAGATTAGTAAGATTTCTAAAGATCTTACTAATCTACATTCCAATGTTAAGAAGGAATGCTCTGGTAATGTGAAAGCGGAGGGTAGGCATTCCGATAGTGGCTGGAGTGAATCGGCAAATGGCCACCAAAAGAAGCTGGCAATTGGATCGAAGAAGAAACCTGAGGGTACAGTGCACAAGAATAGTAGTTCTGCTGTACCTCCTGAGTATACTGGGGACAGAATGCAAAGAAAGTTTTCTTCAGATAGCAATACAAAGGTGTCATCTACAGGTAATTCAAAATCAGTTTTAGTTGTAGGCGAGGAAAAAAGAGTTGCGGTGGATAAAACACACTGCGACTCCAAAGATAGACGTGTGGATGCTGAAATAAATTTGGAGCAAAGTGAAGTTATCTCCAGGAAAAGGATGAAGACCCAACATGGATCTGAAAAACAAGCTTTTCAGAGTAGTGTGAGTACATGTCCTGCCAAAATGCCAAAATGTACTGACATTGGAAATGATGCTAGCATGTCAAGATCGCAAAGAAACAGGAAAAATGATTCCAGAAGTCCTAATGTTCTTGATGGAAAAATGAGTGATATAGAACTCAAGAGGTCAACATCAGATGGGATACCCCAGAGTCAGCAGCCCTCCAGAATACAAATAAATAACGAGTCAAATCATTTTTCTGATGAAGATGGTCTTCCCCCACCTAAGCGTTATCGCAGAGCATTTGAGTTGATGCCTAGTTCTGCTACGGCTTCTGAAAGTAAATTAGGAGGTTCTTCATTACACAAAAATGACTCAGTACGTCCTAACAAAGTTCGATCTCCAGTTACACAGTTGCCCTCAAAACGAAGAGCTGTCCGACTATatgacgacgacgacgacgaaATACCCAAAACTCCAGTTCATGAAGGATTTACCAATAAGGTTTCTGTTACTCCACGTGCACCAGattctaaaaataaaagtgttgtGCATGGTGAGAGTTGTGTCAATGATCAAATATTTTCTAGAGATAGAGGAACTACTGATGATCGTTCAAAGGAACAGGCACAATATGCTCGAGTATTGAACAAAGCTCCATCTCCAAATTTTCAGCTAGGCTTGGTGAAGATGGCTGGAGAATTATCAGCTGGACATGTATCTTCTAGTTTATCCCACatagatgatgaaaaattaacCTCTATGGAGATTAGACCAGTTTCTGCTACCCCTGAAAAGTTTCCCGGGTCTATCACTGGTACCAGACCATTAGCTGAACAGCAGATCATTAACTTCAGCAAGGAACCTGGCAATGTTTCTCAGAAGAAAGCTCCTGCAGGAGGCAACAGAATTCTTCCTACTGCTTCTGACAGATTAACTTCATCTCCACACGAAGTGATAATTGATAGAAGTAAAGCAGCTTCTTCTCGAGAGAAAAGGAATGCTGCTGTGAAGTCAGATTCAAGGATCAACGATTCTTCTCTCATGCTGGGACACCCTAATGAAAACTTTGCCCCACTTAATGAAAG GGTGGATGTTTTTAAACATGAGGAAACGAGTTCTTCGATTAATGCAAAAATTCCAGAGTCTGTCATGTCCATGAAACATCTCATAGCTGCTGCTCAGGCTAGAAAAAGAGAAGCTCACTTACAGAGTTCTTTTGGATTTCTTTTTCCACTTTTGGATAATGAATCTGAATTGCACAGAAAAAGCCCAAGCCCTGCCCCTGATACCACGGTCTTTGAATCAAGCAACGCGCAACCGGATGTACAAGGGTTACGTTCCATTTCTCCTTCTGCTGATGGTCACCATCTTTCATCGACCAGTCAACATGAAAATGAAGTTCTCGAGGAGAGAATGTTGAGTTCGGCCGATCATGCTATTGGGGATCCTTTAACTGGAGATACTGAAGCGGCTGTTGCTCGTGATGCTTTTGAAGGGATGATAGAGACATTGTCAAGGACCAAAGAAAGCATTGGGCGTGCAACTCGTCTTGCAATTGATTGTGCAAAGTATGGGATTGCCAATGAG GTTGTGGAACTTCTCATCCGTAAGCTGGAAAACGAGCCAAGTCTTCATCACAGAGTGGATCTGTTTTTCTTAGTTGATTCAATAACCCAGTGTTCTCATAGTCAGAAAG GAATAGCAGGTTCCTCTTATATTCCTACTGTTCGAGCAGCTTTGGACCGTCTCATTGTTGCTGCTGCCCCACCTGGTGCAGGTGCAGAAGAGAACCGCCGGCAAGTTCGTAAG GTCTTGCGATTATggattgagagaaaaatcttgCCAGAGTCTGTTCTTCGCCGCTACGTTGATGATATTGAAGTAGTAAATGATGATACATCCACTGGGCTTTTACTACGTCGGCCTTCCCGAGCTGAGAGAGCTATTGATGATCCTCTCAGAGAAATGGAAGGCATATTCGTGGATGAATATGGGAG CAATGCTACATTTCAGTTACATGGATTATTATCATCTCGTGTctttgaagaagaagaggaagaggagGATAGTTTACGGACAGATTTCTGcaaagaaattgctgatacatcACCATCTGAACGTTCTCCTGTGATAAGAGATCCTGAGAATTGCACCATTACTCCAAGTGACAGACGACACCGGATTTTGGAGGATGTTGATGGTGAGCTTGAAATGGAAGATGTTTCAGGACACCAAAAGGATGTAAAATTATTGTTTACTGATTCCACTTTTGAAGTTGCTTCACTCGAGCCGAACTTAGATGGGATCTTTACATCAACTTCAAACAAGAATGCTGAGTGGCTGCCTTCTCCTGAGGGTTCTCCCCCATTGCCTCCTGGTTCTCCTCCTGTAACACCACCTTTACCTACTTCACCACCTCCGCCCCTCTCACCTCTCCCCTTATCAACacccccacccccacccccacccccacccccaACACCTTTGTCAGAGCAACAGCTATTTCCTCCATTACCCATTGGTCCTCCTCCACCAGTGCGTTGTCATCAATCATTGCCACCTCAACCTGCACTAATGTCCCAACACATGCCTTCGCTGCCATCCTCAATTTCAACTTCTTCAACATTAGCTTTTCAACCCCCTCCTGTATTGCATGAAATTGGTGGCACACTGACA GAGTGA
- the LOC140982642 gene encoding ENHANCER OF AG-4 protein 2 isoform X3, protein MPPARKRGAKGEKTKNELSLGDLVLAKVKGFPAWPAKISRPEDWKRVPDPKKYFVQFFGTLEIAFVAPADIQAFTIEAKNKLSARCQGKTVKYFAQAVKEICEQYEKLQRESSSGSRDDNSEQTFASEHSTDPVVNDTLEVSEEVGIEMNESHCKTEINSLGELGSRLEHCSLRQGEIECQDINPYLSGGVDCNLSTCVSSGKISKISKDLTNLHSNVKKECSGNVKAEGRHSDSGWSESANGHQKKLAIGSKKKPEGTVHKNSSSAVPPEYTGDRMQRKFSSDSNTKVSSTGNSKSVLVVGEEKRVAVDKTHCDSKDRRVDAEINLEQSEVISRKRMKTQHGSEKQAFQSSVSTCPAKMPKCTDIGNDASMSRSQRNRKNDSRSPNVLDGKMSDIELKRSTSDGIPQSQQPSRIQINNESNHFSDEDGLPPPKRYRRAFELMPSSATASESKLGGSSLHKNDSVRPNKVRSPVTQLPSKRRAVRLYDDDDDEIPKTPVHEGFTNKVSVTPRAPDSKNKSVVHGESCVNDQIFSRDRGTTDDRSKEQAQYARVLNKAPSPNFQLGLVKMAGELSAGHVSSSLSHIDDEKLTSMEIRPVSATPEKFPGSITGTRPLAEQQIINFSKEPGNVSQKKAPAGGNRILPTASDRLTSSPHEVIIDRSKAASSREKRNAAVKSDSRINDSSLMLGHPNENFAPLNERVDVFKHEETSSSINAKIPESVMSMKHLIAAAQARKREAHLQSSFGFLFPLLDNESELHRKSPSPAPDTTVFESSNAQPDVQGLRSISPSADGHHLSSTSQHENEVLEERMLSSADHAIGDPLTGDTEAAVARDAFEGMIETLSRTKESIGRATRLAIDCAKYGIANEVVELLIRKLENEPSLHHRVDLFFLVDSITQCSHSQKGIAGSSYIPTVRAALDRLIVAAAPPGAGAEENRRQVRKVLRLWIERKILPESVLRRYVDDIEVVNDDTSTGLLLRRPSRAERAIDDPLREMEGIFVDEYGSNATFQLHGLLSSRVFEEEEEEEDSLRTDFCKEIADTSPSERSPVIRDPENCTITPSDRRHRILEDVDGELEMEDVSGHQKDVKLLFTDSTFEVASLEPNLDGIFTSTSNKNAEWLPSPEGSPPLPPGSPPVTPPLPTSPPPPLSPLPLSTPPPPPPPPPPTPLSEQQLFPPLPIGPPPPVRCHQSLPPQPALMSQHMPSLPSSISTSSTLAFQPPPVLHEIGGTLTNVFF, encoded by the exons ATGCCTCCAGCGAGAAAGCGTGGAGCGAAAGGCGAAAAGACGAAGAACGAGTTGAGTTTGGGCGATCTCGTCCTCGCCAAGGTTAAGGGTTTCCCGGCCTGGCCTGCCAAG ATAAGCAGACCTGAAGATTGGAAGCGCGTTCCTGatcctaaaaaatattttgttcagTTCTTTGGTACATTAGAGAT AGCATTTGTCGCTCCTGCGGATATTCAGGCATTCACCATTGAAGCAAAAAATAAATTGTCTGCTCGCTGCCAGGGTAAGACAGTTAAGTATTTTGCCCAAGCAGTGAAGGAAATCTGTGAGCAATACGAAAAGTTACAGCGTGAAAGTTCAAGTGGTTCAAGGGATGACAACAGCGAACAAACTTTTGCATCAGAACATTCTACTGATCCGGTGGTAAATGATACTTTGGAGGTTAGTGAAGAAGTTGGGATTGAAATGAATGAATCACACTGCAAAACAGAGATCAATAGTCTGGGTGAGCTGGGCTCTAGGCTAGAGCATTGTTCACTAAGACAAGGTGAGATTGAATGTCAAGATATAAACCCTTACTTGTCAGGTGGAGTGGATTGTAATTTATCTACATGTGTATCTTCAGGAAAGATTAGTAAGATTTCTAAAGATCTTACTAATCTACATTCCAATGTTAAGAAGGAATGCTCTGGTAATGTGAAAGCGGAGGGTAGGCATTCCGATAGTGGCTGGAGTGAATCGGCAAATGGCCACCAAAAGAAGCTGGCAATTGGATCGAAGAAGAAACCTGAGGGTACAGTGCACAAGAATAGTAGTTCTGCTGTACCTCCTGAGTATACTGGGGACAGAATGCAAAGAAAGTTTTCTTCAGATAGCAATACAAAGGTGTCATCTACAGGTAATTCAAAATCAGTTTTAGTTGTAGGCGAGGAAAAAAGAGTTGCGGTGGATAAAACACACTGCGACTCCAAAGATAGACGTGTGGATGCTGAAATAAATTTGGAGCAAAGTGAAGTTATCTCCAGGAAAAGGATGAAGACCCAACATGGATCTGAAAAACAAGCTTTTCAGAGTAGTGTGAGTACATGTCCTGCCAAAATGCCAAAATGTACTGACATTGGAAATGATGCTAGCATGTCAAGATCGCAAAGAAACAGGAAAAATGATTCCAGAAGTCCTAATGTTCTTGATGGAAAAATGAGTGATATAGAACTCAAGAGGTCAACATCAGATGGGATACCCCAGAGTCAGCAGCCCTCCAGAATACAAATAAATAACGAGTCAAATCATTTTTCTGATGAAGATGGTCTTCCCCCACCTAAGCGTTATCGCAGAGCATTTGAGTTGATGCCTAGTTCTGCTACGGCTTCTGAAAGTAAATTAGGAGGTTCTTCATTACACAAAAATGACTCAGTACGTCCTAACAAAGTTCGATCTCCAGTTACACAGTTGCCCTCAAAACGAAGAGCTGTCCGACTATatgacgacgacgacgacgaaATACCCAAAACTCCAGTTCATGAAGGATTTACCAATAAGGTTTCTGTTACTCCACGTGCACCAGattctaaaaataaaagtgttgtGCATGGTGAGAGTTGTGTCAATGATCAAATATTTTCTAGAGATAGAGGAACTACTGATGATCGTTCAAAGGAACAGGCACAATATGCTCGAGTATTGAACAAAGCTCCATCTCCAAATTTTCAGCTAGGCTTGGTGAAGATGGCTGGAGAATTATCAGCTGGACATGTATCTTCTAGTTTATCCCACatagatgatgaaaaattaacCTCTATGGAGATTAGACCAGTTTCTGCTACCCCTGAAAAGTTTCCCGGGTCTATCACTGGTACCAGACCATTAGCTGAACAGCAGATCATTAACTTCAGCAAGGAACCTGGCAATGTTTCTCAGAAGAAAGCTCCTGCAGGAGGCAACAGAATTCTTCCTACTGCTTCTGACAGATTAACTTCATCTCCACACGAAGTGATAATTGATAGAAGTAAAGCAGCTTCTTCTCGAGAGAAAAGGAATGCTGCTGTGAAGTCAGATTCAAGGATCAACGATTCTTCTCTCATGCTGGGACACCCTAATGAAAACTTTGCCCCACTTAATGAAAG GGTGGATGTTTTTAAACATGAGGAAACGAGTTCTTCGATTAATGCAAAAATTCCAGAGTCTGTCATGTCCATGAAACATCTCATAGCTGCTGCTCAGGCTAGAAAAAGAGAAGCTCACTTACAGAGTTCTTTTGGATTTCTTTTTCCACTTTTGGATAATGAATCTGAATTGCACAGAAAAAGCCCAAGCCCTGCCCCTGATACCACGGTCTTTGAATCAAGCAACGCGCAACCGGATGTACAAGGGTTACGTTCCATTTCTCCTTCTGCTGATGGTCACCATCTTTCATCGACCAGTCAACATGAAAATGAAGTTCTCGAGGAGAGAATGTTGAGTTCGGCCGATCATGCTATTGGGGATCCTTTAACTGGAGATACTGAAGCGGCTGTTGCTCGTGATGCTTTTGAAGGGATGATAGAGACATTGTCAAGGACCAAAGAAAGCATTGGGCGTGCAACTCGTCTTGCAATTGATTGTGCAAAGTATGGGATTGCCAATGAG GTTGTGGAACTTCTCATCCGTAAGCTGGAAAACGAGCCAAGTCTTCATCACAGAGTGGATCTGTTTTTCTTAGTTGATTCAATAACCCAGTGTTCTCATAGTCAGAAAG GAATAGCAGGTTCCTCTTATATTCCTACTGTTCGAGCAGCTTTGGACCGTCTCATTGTTGCTGCTGCCCCACCTGGTGCAGGTGCAGAAGAGAACCGCCGGCAAGTTCGTAAG GTCTTGCGATTATggattgagagaaaaatcttgCCAGAGTCTGTTCTTCGCCGCTACGTTGATGATATTGAAGTAGTAAATGATGATACATCCACTGGGCTTTTACTACGTCGGCCTTCCCGAGCTGAGAGAGCTATTGATGATCCTCTCAGAGAAATGGAAGGCATATTCGTGGATGAATATGGGAG CAATGCTACATTTCAGTTACATGGATTATTATCATCTCGTGTctttgaagaagaagaggaagaggagGATAGTTTACGGACAGATTTCTGcaaagaaattgctgatacatcACCATCTGAACGTTCTCCTGTGATAAGAGATCCTGAGAATTGCACCATTACTCCAAGTGACAGACGACACCGGATTTTGGAGGATGTTGATGGTGAGCTTGAAATGGAAGATGTTTCAGGACACCAAAAGGATGTAAAATTATTGTTTACTGATTCCACTTTTGAAGTTGCTTCACTCGAGCCGAACTTAGATGGGATCTTTACATCAACTTCAAACAAGAATGCTGAGTGGCTGCCTTCTCCTGAGGGTTCTCCCCCATTGCCTCCTGGTTCTCCTCCTGTAACACCACCTTTACCTACTTCACCACCTCCGCCCCTCTCACCTCTCCCCTTATCAACacccccacccccacccccacccccacccccaACACCTTTGTCAGAGCAACAGCTATTTCCTCCATTACCCATTGGTCCTCCTCCACCAGTGCGTTGTCATCAATCATTGCCACCTCAACCTGCACTAATGTCCCAACACATGCCTTCGCTGCCATCCTCAATTTCAACTTCTTCAACATTAGCTTTTCAACCCCCTCCTGTATTGCATGAAATTGGTGGCACACTGACA AATGTATTTTTTTAG